The following are encoded in a window of Halorarum salinum genomic DNA:
- the ilvC gene encoding ketol-acid reductoisomerase — MTDTDTFESPVYYDDDANRDYIDDKTVAVLGYGSQGHAHAQNLADSGVDVIVGLREDSSSWGAAEDDGLRVATPVEAAAEADVVSMLVPDTVQPDVFEDVREELDAGDTLQFAHGFNIHYNQIQPPEDVDVTMIAPKSPGHLVRRNYENGEGTPGLLAVYQDATGDAKAEALAYAHAIGCTDAGVVETSFREETETDLFGEQAVLCGGISALVKAGYETLVDAGYSREMAYFECLNEMKLIVDLMYEGGIGAMWDSVSDTAEYGGLTRGDDVVDDAVRERMDEILEGVQDGTFAREWIAENQAGRPSYTQLRTAEKNHDIEAVGEDLRGLFAWDDGTESEEQEAEEASRVGMRE; from the coding sequence ATGACTGACACCGACACCTTCGAGAGCCCCGTATACTACGACGACGACGCGAACCGCGACTACATCGACGACAAGACCGTGGCCGTGCTCGGCTACGGCAGCCAGGGCCACGCCCACGCGCAGAACCTCGCGGACAGCGGAGTGGACGTGATCGTCGGCCTCCGCGAGGACTCCTCCTCGTGGGGGGCCGCCGAGGACGACGGCCTCCGGGTGGCGACGCCCGTCGAGGCCGCCGCGGAGGCCGACGTCGTCTCGATGCTCGTCCCCGACACCGTCCAGCCGGACGTGTTCGAGGACGTCCGCGAGGAGCTGGACGCGGGCGACACGCTCCAGTTCGCCCACGGGTTCAACATCCACTACAACCAGATCCAGCCGCCCGAGGACGTCGACGTGACGATGATCGCGCCCAAGTCGCCGGGCCACCTCGTCCGCCGGAACTACGAGAACGGCGAGGGGACGCCCGGCCTGCTCGCCGTGTACCAGGACGCGACCGGCGACGCGAAGGCAGAGGCGCTGGCGTACGCACACGCCATCGGCTGCACGGACGCGGGCGTCGTCGAGACCTCGTTCCGCGAGGAGACCGAGACGGACCTGTTCGGCGAGCAGGCCGTGCTGTGCGGCGGCATCTCGGCGCTCGTGAAGGCGGGCTACGAGACGCTCGTCGACGCCGGCTACTCCCGCGAGATGGCGTACTTCGAGTGCTTGAACGAGATGAAGCTCATCGTCGACCTGATGTACGAGGGCGGCATCGGCGCCATGTGGGACTCGGTCTCGGACACGGCCGAGTACGGCGGGCTCACCCGCGGCGACGACGTGGTCGACGACGCGGTCCGCGAGCGGATGGACGAGATCCTCGAGGGCGTCCAGGACGGGACGTTCGCCCGCGAGTGGATCGCCGAGAACCAGGCCGGCCGACCCTCCTACACCCAGCTCCGGACCGCCGAGAAGAACCACGACATCGAGGCGGTCGGCGAGGACCTCCGCGGCCTCTTCGCGTGGG
- the ilvN gene encoding acetolactate synthase small subunit, translating to MAGPRPDERPQPTARRNAEGIRVDPDAEAARPRRTAVISALVEHEPGVLSRVSGLFSRRQFNIESLTVGPTTVEGHARITLVVEETDPGIDQAKKQLMKLTPVIAVGELGSDAVRAELVLLKVRGSEPDKVHAITEMYEGRTLDAGPRTITVQITGDERKIDDAVDAFRQFGIIEIARTGQTALERGDSPTTPGEEPGHSAATDDAAADGTSADGDATDQTTPNYDD from the coding sequence ATGGCCGGCCCCCGCCCGGACGAGCGACCGCAGCCGACCGCCCGGCGCAACGCGGAGGGAATCCGAGTCGACCCGGACGCCGAGGCGGCACGGCCCCGACGGACCGCCGTCATCTCGGCGCTGGTCGAACACGAACCGGGCGTGCTCTCGCGCGTCTCCGGGCTGTTCTCCCGGCGCCAGTTCAACATCGAGAGCCTCACGGTCGGCCCGACGACCGTCGAGGGCCACGCCCGCATCACGCTGGTCGTCGAGGAGACGGACCCCGGCATCGACCAGGCGAAAAAGCAGCTCATGAAGCTCACGCCCGTCATCGCCGTCGGCGAACTCGGGTCCGACGCGGTGCGCGCGGAGCTGGTGCTGCTGAAGGTCCGCGGCTCCGAGCCGGACAAGGTCCACGCCATCACCGAGATGTACGAGGGCCGGACGCTCGACGCCGGGCCGCGAACCATCACCGTCCAGATCACGGGCGACGAGCGGAAGATCGACGACGCGGTCGACGCGTTCCGGCAGTTCGGCATCATCGAGATCGCCCGGACCGGCCAGACCGCGCTCGAACGCGGCGACTCCCCGACGACGCCCGGCGAGGAGCCGGGCCACTCGGCGGCAACGGACGACGCCGCGGCCGACGGCACGAGCGCCGACGGCGACGCGACGGACCAGACCACACCCAACTACGATGACTGA
- the ilvB gene encoding biosynthetic-type acetolactate synthase large subunit, with the protein MSESANPTADPADPDEADEADAADGAEPADGARTPDGAVAAAATPENGAAAVVAALESADVQTAFGVQGGAIMPVYDALYGSSIDHVTMAHEQGAAHAADAYGVVAGTPGVCLATSGPGATNLVTGIADASMDSDAMLALTGQVPSHMVGSDAFQETDTTGVTAPITKHNYFASDSTTVGDVVGEAFALAGTGRPGPTLVDLPKDVSFGETDRAPAAPTPPERSVPDPEADAESVEAAARAIERAEKPLCLFGGGVIKGNATAEARAFAREHEVPVVTTMPGIGSFPEDDELCLSWAGMHGTGYANMAISHTDCLIAVGTRFDDRLTGGVETFAPGAEVVHVDIDPAEISKNIEADYPVVGDAGTVLGQIDAAMERSPAAREWCEQCADWREEYPMDYAVDPDEPVKPQFVVEAYDAATGDDAIVTTGVGQHQMWAAQYWTYTEPRTFVSSHGLGTMGYGLPGAIGARLAAEDDREVICFDGDGSFLMTIQELSVAVRENLDITVVVLNNEYIGMVRQWQDAFFEGRHMASEYDWMPEFDKLAEAFGARGFRVDEYDEVAGVVRESLAYDGPSVVDVHVDPREDVYPMVASGGANGEFALTGDQL; encoded by the coding sequence ATGAGCGAATCAGCGAACCCGACGGCCGACCCGGCCGACCCGGACGAGGCGGACGAGGCGGACGCCGCCGACGGGGCGGAGCCGGCCGACGGAGCCCGAACGCCCGACGGAGCGGTCGCGGCCGCGGCGACGCCGGAGAACGGCGCCGCGGCCGTCGTCGCCGCCCTCGAATCGGCCGACGTCCAGACGGCCTTCGGCGTCCAGGGGGGCGCCATCATGCCCGTCTACGACGCGCTGTACGGCTCGAGCATCGACCACGTGACCATGGCCCACGAGCAGGGGGCGGCCCACGCCGCCGACGCCTACGGCGTCGTCGCCGGCACGCCCGGCGTCTGTCTCGCCACCTCGGGCCCGGGCGCGACGAACCTCGTCACCGGCATCGCCGACGCCTCGATGGACTCGGACGCGATGCTCGCGCTGACCGGACAGGTGCCGAGCCACATGGTCGGCTCCGACGCGTTCCAGGAGACCGACACCACCGGCGTCACCGCGCCCATCACGAAGCACAACTACTTCGCGAGCGACTCGACGACCGTCGGCGACGTCGTCGGCGAGGCGTTCGCGCTCGCTGGGACCGGCCGGCCCGGGCCGACGCTCGTCGACCTGCCGAAGGACGTCTCCTTCGGCGAGACCGACCGGGCGCCGGCGGCGCCGACGCCGCCCGAGCGGTCGGTCCCCGACCCCGAGGCCGACGCCGAGTCGGTGGAGGCGGCCGCCCGCGCCATCGAGCGCGCCGAGAAGCCGCTCTGCCTGTTCGGCGGCGGCGTCATCAAGGGGAACGCGACGGCCGAGGCGCGCGCGTTCGCCCGCGAGCACGAGGTCCCGGTCGTGACGACGATGCCGGGCATCGGCTCGTTCCCCGAGGACGACGAGCTGTGTCTCTCGTGGGCGGGCATGCACGGCACCGGCTACGCCAACATGGCGATCAGCCACACCGACTGCCTGATCGCGGTCGGGACGCGGTTCGACGACCGGCTGACCGGCGGCGTCGAGACGTTCGCCCCGGGGGCCGAGGTCGTCCACGTCGACATCGACCCGGCGGAGATCTCCAAGAACATCGAGGCCGACTACCCGGTCGTTGGCGACGCCGGGACGGTCCTGGGCCAGATCGACGCCGCGATGGAGCGCTCGCCGGCGGCCCGCGAGTGGTGCGAGCAGTGCGCCGACTGGCGCGAGGAGTACCCGATGGACTACGCGGTCGACCCGGACGAGCCGGTCAAGCCGCAGTTCGTCGTCGAGGCGTACGACGCCGCGACCGGCGACGACGCCATCGTGACGACCGGCGTCGGCCAGCACCAGATGTGGGCCGCCCAGTACTGGACCTACACCGAGCCGCGGACGTTCGTCTCCTCGCACGGCCTCGGGACGATGGGCTACGGCCTGCCGGGCGCCATCGGCGCGCGGCTGGCCGCCGAGGACGACCGCGAGGTGATCTGCTTCGACGGCGACGGCTCGTTCCTGATGACGATCCAGGAGCTGTCCGTGGCGGTCCGGGAGAACCTCGACATCACGGTGGTCGTGCTCAACAACGAGTACATCGGGATGGTGCGCCAGTGGCAGGACGCCTTCTTCGAGGGGCGACACATGGCCTCCGAGTACGACTGGATGCCGGAGTTCGACAAGCTTGCCGAGGCGTTCGGCGCCCGCGGCTTCCGCGTCGACGAGTACGACGAGGTCGCCGGCGTCGTGCGCGAGTCGCTCGCCTACGACGGCCCCTCGGTCGTCGACGTTCACGTCGACCCGCGCGAGGACGTCTACCCGATGGTGGCCAGCGGCGGCGCGAACGGCGAGTTCGCGCTCACGGGGGACCAGCTATGA